The following are encoded together in the Drosophila biarmipes strain raj3 chromosome 3L, RU_DBia_V1.1, whole genome shotgun sequence genome:
- the LOC108028385 gene encoding tectonin beta-propeller repeat-containing protein: MPSSYLFAASSEGRVYTLSTSSGAWRELPYLGLEFKKICAVPNFLWAIGGDRQVYVHVHGLDVPIRIREESYENERWLPIEGFSKTLLPTDRYRYSSADGSVERGVDKIRLPSMAWQWDGDWHLDLELDGQPLPEDGWMYALDFPATYSAKKSWNSYVRRRKWVRYRRYAALNSWCAVAPLHKDPTQEPFIDVAIGGTCVPNAPAGTLCVWAITAHGRAMFRTGVSKTAPEGLRWTAVPTPTGSELSQISVGPTGLVWAVLYNGRVIVRTGVTRDNLVGDAWLDVKTPVASCSLRIVHVSVGTDAVWCVTNDHHAWFRRGVKGEAAGISEDSAIGKGWVEMVGNVSMVSVAANDQVFAVGAADRCLYHRSGVTSADPTGKKWRLIQCPMQISRTSSSLSIVSRKSGGSSSTPGSKHQSFSNLYSKEKEKGVVETCAVIETVLNSSTGSFSSNGGPPGLLKNERWKLSADSPPTIGSLNLNDRHKHRTAALRETSHASSAPAADVVEITGKFETQLKNPRAWSPVRSVGSVVGMEAHPESDSTVFESDSTHHGSDVFLGEDDDHTGSQFWTECGILWSCVAPGAVTVDASNMPNWFNEQVSDSKVDVNANWRKDILSKLQRRQEKLAKLQTVAKFEKAVELSSWVKSADARYQRPGGEFEDCIIELEWVSSGSGTSGNETSQSGDSGTFTVLSPDGAATKIQFPLSDITCVQCCSEAGAPRIAIHAPHLPVNCSPVKLQFSSDSEMEDWLSHLSSVCSQINTLVGKPASNAIWLTSELGDVFVFDAANMKAQQTTEPGEGYVEKMDVSTCETPYYNTLYNGMPCGTELEITGCVYDDADQIRFDLQSHSTVKVQPHRVEKHRVIALHLNPRFNERTTVLNSMKESEWLDEIRNDKMAFAPGATFTLKIRALKDHYLMIVNNAVYTDYKYRIDPESVTRLYVSGRIKLFNVLYRCPSLIVSMERMHWRQMGGHIKRIFNSGVDVVWGISCDNTGWVYNGGWGGMFLKGLEGSGKINPMIDTHTYYVYENQRWNPISGFTAKSLPTDRHMWSDATGRQKRSKEHTKLLSTHCEWISDWAIDYNIPGGADKEGWQYAIDFPANYHAHKKLTDCVRRRRWMKRCRLSSSGPWQELSQSKILDAALQVLDEDGDSLTSEGNTSVAAWAVASNGDVLIRHGVCSLNPRGDAWEHITSDQPLVGISVGPTGQVWTVARNGMVFFRYGISRQNPCGDAWQQVEAPAGVTFKAISVGRAGIWALDNQQRLAVRKEISRTFPEGSHWQFLPNAANVPPHTEQHCGFRAVSVGSEVWAISLNGIICRRCGITKENPAGVGWNLGIAGQWQNVSVEGYL; the protein is encoded by the exons ATGCCGAGTTCGTACTTGTTCGCCGCCAGCAGCGAAGGGCGCGTCTACACGCTGTCCACTAGCTCCGGGGCTTGGCGGGAACTGCCCTACCTGGGATTGGAGTTCAAGAAGATCTGCGCCGTGCCCAACTTTCTGTGGGCCATTGGCGGTGATCGCCAGGTGTACGTGCATGTCCACGGTCTGGACGTGCCCATTCGGATACGGGAGGAGTCCTACGAGAACGAGCGCTGGCTGCCCATCGAGGGATTCTCGAAGACGCTCCTCCCTACGGATCGATACAGATACTCCTCCGCCGATGGCAGTGTGGAACGCGGAGTGGACAAGATCCGACTGCCCTCGATGGCCTGGCAGTGGGACGGCGACTGGCACCTGGACCTGGAGCTCGATGGCCAGCCCCTGCCCGAGGATGGTTGGATGTATGCCCTGGACTTTCCGGCCACGTATTCGGCCAAGAAGTCCTGGAACTCCTATGTGCGACGTCGCAAGTGGGTGAGATACAGGAGGTATGCAGCCCTGAATAGCTGGTGCGCCGTGGCCCCTCTGCACAAGGATCCCACTCAGGAGCCATTTATCGATGTGGCCATAGGCGGCACCTGTGTTCCCAACGCGCCTGCCGGTACTCTCTGCGTCTGGGCCATCACCGCACATGGCAGGGCCATGTTCCGAACGGGTGTGTCAAAAACAGCACCCGAGGGACTCCGTTGGACAGCTGTGCCCACTCCAACGGGCAGCGAACTGTCGCAGATCAGCGTGGGACCCACTGGTCTTGTCTGGGCCGTTCTTTATAACGGACGTGTCATCGTCCGCACCGGTGTAACTCGAGACAACCTTGTCGGAGATGCCTGGCTGGATGTTAAGACCCCGGTGGCCAGCTGTAGCTTGCGCATCGTTCACGTTTCCGTGGGAACCGATGCTGTTTGGTGTGTGACCAACGATCACCATGCCTGGTTCAGGAGGGGCGTCAAGGGTGAGGCAGCGGGCATAAGCGAGGACTCGGCCATAGGCAAGGGCTGGGTGGAAATGGTGGGCAACGTTTCCATGGTCTCTGTGGCGGCCAACGATCAG GTCTTTGCCGTTGGAGCCGCCGACCGTTGCTTGTACCACCGCTCTGGGGTGACTTCCGCCGATCCTACGGGTAAAAAGTGGCGCCTGATTCAGTGCCCTATGCAAATCAGCCGCACTTCCAGCTCTCTATCCATTGTCTCCCGCAAAAGTGGTGGCAGCAGTTCAACCCCAGGCTCAAAGCACCAGAGCTTCTCAAATCTCTACTCGAAGGAGAAGGAAAAGGGCGTCGTGGAGACGTGTGCTGTCATTGAAACCGTGCTTAATAGTTCAACGGGCTCCTTCTCCAGCAATGGAGGTCCACCTGGTCTTCTCAAGAACGAACGTTGGAAACTCAGTGCCGATTCACCGCCGACTATAGGAAGCTTAAACCTGAACGATCGCCACAAGCACCGAACTGCCGCTCTGCGCGAGACTTCGCATGCCTCCAGTGCTCCGGCGGCGGATGTGGTAGAGATTACCGGAAAGTTTGAGACGCAGCTGAAGAACCCTCGGGCCTGGTCGCCAGTGCGAAGTGTTGGCTCCGTTGTGGGTATGGAAGCCCATCCCGAAAGCGACTCGACAGTCTTCGAATCGGACTCAACGCACCACGGATCGGATGTGTTTCTTGGCGAAGACGATGACCACACGGGCTCCCAGTTTTGGACAGAATGCGGCATACTGTGGAGTTGTGTCGCTCCGGGTGCGGTGACCGTGGATGCCAGCAACATGCCCAATTGGTTTAACGAGCAAGTTAGCGACAGTAAAGTGGATGTCAATGCCAATTGGCGGAAGGATATCCTAAGCAAACTACAGCGACGGCAGGAGAAATTAGCAAAGCTGCAGACTGTGGCCAAGTTCGAGAAGGCAGTGGAGCTATCTTCATGGGTCAAATCGGCGGATGCTCGCTACCAGCGTCCTGGAGGCGAATTCGAAGATTGTATCATTGAACTTGAGTGGGTAAGCAGTGGCAGTGGAACGAGTGGTAACGAGACCTCCCAGTCTGGCGACTCAGGCACTTTTACAGTGCTCAGTCCGGATGGAGCTGCCACGAAAATTCAGTTCCCGCTTTCGGACATCACCTGTGTACAGTGCTGCAGTGAAGCAGGAGCTCCGCGGATTGCTATACACGCGCCTCATCTACCTGTTAACTGCTCGCCCGTGAAACTGCAGTTCTCTAGCGATTCCGAGATGGAGGACTGGCTGTCCCACCTCTCATCCGTGTGCAGCCAGATCAACACGCTGGTGGGCAAACCGGCCAGCAATGCCATCTGGCTGACCAGTGAGCTGGGCgatgtgtttgttttcgatGCTGCTAACATGAAGGCGCAGCAGACAACCGAACCCGGTGAGGGATATGTGGAGAAGATGGACGTTTCCACATGCGAAACTCCCTATTACAATACTCTTTACAATGG AATGCCTTGCGGAACTGAACTAGAGATAACCGGCTGTGTGTATGATGACGCTGACCAGATCCGCTTCGACTTGCAATCGCATTCCACAGTCAAAGTGCAGCCGCATCGTGTAGAGAAACATCGTGTGATTGCTTTGCATCTAAATCCTCGATTTAACGAACGCACCACTGTGCTGAACTCGATGAAGGAGTCCGAGTGGCTAGACGAGATTCGCAATGACAAAATGGCATTCGCTCCGGGAGCTACATTCACTTTAAAAATTAG GGCCCTGAAGGACCACTACTTAATGATCGTGAACAACGCCGTTTACACCGATTACAAGTATCGCATCGATCCGGAGAGCGTGACCAGGCTTTATGTGAGCGGTCGCATTAAGCTCTTCAATGTGCTTTACCGATGCCCCTCGCTGATTGTCTCCATGGAGCGGATGCACTGGCGCCAAATGGGCGGCCACATTAAGAGGATATTCAACAGCGGGGTGGACGTTGTGTGGGGCATCTCTTGTGACAACACTGGCTGGGTATACAACGGCGGTTGGGGCGGTATGTTCCTAAAGGGTCTGGAGGGCTCCGGCAAGATTAATCCAATGATTGACACGCACACGTACTATGTATACGAGAACCAGCGCTGGAATCCAATCAGTGGCTTCACTGCCAAGAGTCTGCCCACGGATCGGCACATGTGGAGCGATGCCACTGGACGGCAGAAGCGCAGCAAGGAGCACACCAAGCTGCTGTCCACGCACTGCGAATGGATCTCGGATTGGGCCATTGACTATAATATTCCCGGTGGTGCGGACAAGGAGGGCTGGCAGTATGCCATCGACTTTCCAGCTAACTACCATGCTCACAAGAAGCTCACCGACTGTGTGCGCCGGCGCAGGTGGATGAAGAGGTGCAGACTCAGCAGCAGTGGACCCTGGCAGGAGCTGAGTCAATCCAAGATCCTTGATGCCGCCTTGCAG GTATTGGATGAAGATGGAGATAGTTTGACGAGTGAGGGAAACACATCGGTTGCCGCCTGGGCCGTCGCCTCCAATGGCGACGTCCTGATTCGGCACGGAGTGTGCAGCCTGAATCCTCGGGGAGATGCCTGGGAACACATAACCAGTGACCAGCCGCTGGTCGGGATCAGCGTTGGCCCCACGGGTCAGGTTTGGACTGTGGCACGCAACGGCATGGTGTTCTTCCGCTACGGCATCAGCAGGCAGAATCCTTGCGGGGATGCCTGGCAGCAGGTGGAGGCTCCCGCAGGCGTTACCTTCAAGGCGATAAGTGTGGGTCGCGCTGGGATTTGGGCGCTGGACAACCAGCAGCGTTTGGCTGTGCGAAAGGAGATCTCAAGGACTTTCCCAGAAGGTTCTCACTGGCAGTTTCTGCCCAATGCCGCCAATGTGCCGCCCCACACGGAGCAGCATTGTGGCTTCCGGGCGGTGTCCGTCGGCTCCGAAGTGTGGGCCATTTCCCTGAATGGCATAATCTGCAGGCGCTGTGGTATTACGAAGGAAAATCCTGCAGGGGTTGGTTGGAACCTAGGCATTGCG ggTCAGTGGCAAAATGTATCGGTCGAAGGATATTTATAA
- the LOC108028412 gene encoding uncharacterized protein LOC108028412 isoform X1 produces the protein MTEKDTVSMATVQMKPDYAASEVYSTASEPPPMGFFNFNHQAYKRQANSVKIAKITAFTIIISSFILGSFILASSYLQAKASCDQVQALDSVLEKELMLETLQQVGKELPRAEPLLGGAAGSTDDSELQSLEPESRKAEATQTAEEHSDKDNSYSDSDETDELQKYPGKMPLELDLSDLAAAILRNNKKSRMNCVVERKHAEEIVDSPSKTVALPFGVNLTTDPKKARITGERISIFCDGGDDKDKEEKEAKRQREQEEEDSDEDSEPLRPMFIPFQRVPIPFGRIPDQMPLTHMPQRMMPPAMQMHQQLPHQQQQGPIIIRQLPPPFQQLPMRPPMPPQMMQAPRMESSEEAQMPKVQTVRIHMQQIPFREIHVADDVPVQIPFREMQQRQEMQQRQEMQHRQEMQQRQEMQQRQEMQQRQEMQQRQEQRDTPQIQIQPMPFGMALQRVGITAEDLKNIQRMAEDRITDELRRLAAEEGAESNEGSDEDVSTSAEQATTEAQATGHQQQQQTVQPEQPQQEQEQTQEVSQEQQQQPEQQVPTMRIQRLILQPLPEQPRDTMTPPMPDQPQQLPFGRMVYGRSLAQPVRIPVPMMQAMEGGAAVPEESQRPHFVQPRSV, from the exons ATGACCGAGAAGGATACCGTCTCGATGGCTACCGTGCAAATGAAGCCCGACTATGCGGCTAGCGAGGTCTACAGCACCGCCAGCGAACCGCCACCG ATGggattttttaactttaatcaTCAG GCCTACAAGCGCCAGGCGAACTCGGTGAAGATTGCCAAGATCACCGCCTTCACCATCATCATTTCGTCCTTCATCCTGGGCTCCTTCATCCTGGCCTCCTCCTACCTGCAGGCCAAGGCCTCCTGCGACCAGGTCCAGGCCCTCGACTCGGTGCTGGAGAAGGAGCTGATGCTCGAGACCCTGCAGCAGGTGGGCAAG GAACTTCCCCGTGCTGAGCCCCTGCTGGGCGGAGCTGCCGGATCCACCGATGACTCCGAACTGCAGAGCCTGGAGCCAGAGAGCCGCAAGGCCGAGGCCACCCAGACTGCCGAGGAGCACTCCGACAAGGACAACTCCTACTCCGACAGCGACGAGACCGATGAGCTGCAGAAGTACCCCGGCAAAATGCCGCTCGAGCTGGACTTGAGTGACCTGGCTGCCGCCATTCTGCGCAACAACAAGAA GTCCCGCATGAACTGCGTGGTGGAGCGCAAGCACGCCGAGGAGATTGTCGACTCGCCCTCGAAGACGGTGGCCCTGCCCTTCGGAGTCAACCTGACCACGGATCCCAAGAAGGCCCGCATCACCGGCGAGCGCATCTCGATCTTCTGCGACGGCGGCGACGACAAGGAcaaggaggagaaggaggcCAAGCGCCAgcgggagcaggaggaggaggattcCGATGAGGATAGCGAGCCCCTGAGGCCCATGTTCATTCCCTTCCAGCGTGTGCCCATCCCCTTCGGCCGCATTCCCGACCAGATGCCATTGACCCACATGCCCCAGCGCATGATGCCCCCAGCCATGCAGATGCACCAGCAGTTgccccaccagcagcagcagggtcCCATCATCATCCGCCAGCTGCCGCCCCCATTCCAGCAGCTGCCCATGCGCCCTCCCATGCCACCCCAGATGATGCAGGCCCCCCGCATGGAGTCCTCCGAGGAGGCGCAGATGCCCAAGGTCCAGACCGTGCGCATTCACATGCAGCAGATCCCCTTCCGCGAAATCCACGTGGCCGACGATGTGCCCGTCCAGATTCCCTTCCGTGAGATGCAGCAGCGCCAGGAGATGCAGCAGCGCCAGGAGATGCAGCACCGCCAGGAGATGCAGCAGCGCCAGGAGATGCAGCAGCGCCAGGAGATGCAGCAGCGCCAGGAGATGCAGCAGCGCCAGGAGCAGCGTGACACCCCCCAGATCCAGATCCAGCCCATGCCCTTCGGCATGGCCCTGCAGCGAGTGGGCATCACCGCCGAGGACCTGAAGAACATCCAGCGCATGGCCGAGGATCGCATCACCGACGAGCTGCGCCGCCTGGCCGCCGAGGAGGGAGCCGAGTCCAACGAGGGCAGCGATGAGGATGTCTCCACCTCCGCCGAGCAGGCCACCACCGAGGCCCAAGCCACtggccaccagcagcagcagcagaccgTCCAGCCTGAACAGccccagcaggagcaggagcagacCCAGGAGGTcagccaggagcagcagcagcagccggagCAGCAGGTGCCCACGATGCGCATCCAGCGCCTGATCCTGCAGCCCCTGCCCGAGCAGCCGCGTGACACCATGACCCCGCCCATGCCCGACCAGCCCCAGCAGCTGCCCTTCGGACGCATGGTCTACGGCCGCAGCCTGGCCCAGCCCGTGCGCATCCCCGTGCCCATGATGCAGGCCATGGAGGGAGGAGCCGCTGTCCCCGAGGAGTCCCAGCGACCTCACT TCGTTCAGCCTCGTTCCGTTTAA
- the LOC108028412 gene encoding putative uncharacterized protein DDB_G0271606 isoform X2, translating to MTEKDTVSMATVQMKPDYAASEVYSTASEPPPAYKRQANSVKIAKITAFTIIISSFILGSFILASSYLQAKASCDQVQALDSVLEKELMLETLQQVGKELPRAEPLLGGAAGSTDDSELQSLEPESRKAEATQTAEEHSDKDNSYSDSDETDELQKYPGKMPLELDLSDLAAAILRNNKKSRMNCVVERKHAEEIVDSPSKTVALPFGVNLTTDPKKARITGERISIFCDGGDDKDKEEKEAKRQREQEEEDSDEDSEPLRPMFIPFQRVPIPFGRIPDQMPLTHMPQRMMPPAMQMHQQLPHQQQQGPIIIRQLPPPFQQLPMRPPMPPQMMQAPRMESSEEAQMPKVQTVRIHMQQIPFREIHVADDVPVQIPFREMQQRQEMQQRQEMQHRQEMQQRQEMQQRQEMQQRQEMQQRQEQRDTPQIQIQPMPFGMALQRVGITAEDLKNIQRMAEDRITDELRRLAAEEGAESNEGSDEDVSTSAEQATTEAQATGHQQQQQTVQPEQPQQEQEQTQEVSQEQQQQPEQQVPTMRIQRLILQPLPEQPRDTMTPPMPDQPQQLPFGRMVYGRSLAQPVRIPVPMMQAMEGGAAVPEESQRPHFVQPRSV from the exons ATGACCGAGAAGGATACCGTCTCGATGGCTACCGTGCAAATGAAGCCCGACTATGCGGCTAGCGAGGTCTACAGCACCGCCAGCGAACCGCCACCG GCCTACAAGCGCCAGGCGAACTCGGTGAAGATTGCCAAGATCACCGCCTTCACCATCATCATTTCGTCCTTCATCCTGGGCTCCTTCATCCTGGCCTCCTCCTACCTGCAGGCCAAGGCCTCCTGCGACCAGGTCCAGGCCCTCGACTCGGTGCTGGAGAAGGAGCTGATGCTCGAGACCCTGCAGCAGGTGGGCAAG GAACTTCCCCGTGCTGAGCCCCTGCTGGGCGGAGCTGCCGGATCCACCGATGACTCCGAACTGCAGAGCCTGGAGCCAGAGAGCCGCAAGGCCGAGGCCACCCAGACTGCCGAGGAGCACTCCGACAAGGACAACTCCTACTCCGACAGCGACGAGACCGATGAGCTGCAGAAGTACCCCGGCAAAATGCCGCTCGAGCTGGACTTGAGTGACCTGGCTGCCGCCATTCTGCGCAACAACAAGAA GTCCCGCATGAACTGCGTGGTGGAGCGCAAGCACGCCGAGGAGATTGTCGACTCGCCCTCGAAGACGGTGGCCCTGCCCTTCGGAGTCAACCTGACCACGGATCCCAAGAAGGCCCGCATCACCGGCGAGCGCATCTCGATCTTCTGCGACGGCGGCGACGACAAGGAcaaggaggagaaggaggcCAAGCGCCAgcgggagcaggaggaggaggattcCGATGAGGATAGCGAGCCCCTGAGGCCCATGTTCATTCCCTTCCAGCGTGTGCCCATCCCCTTCGGCCGCATTCCCGACCAGATGCCATTGACCCACATGCCCCAGCGCATGATGCCCCCAGCCATGCAGATGCACCAGCAGTTgccccaccagcagcagcagggtcCCATCATCATCCGCCAGCTGCCGCCCCCATTCCAGCAGCTGCCCATGCGCCCTCCCATGCCACCCCAGATGATGCAGGCCCCCCGCATGGAGTCCTCCGAGGAGGCGCAGATGCCCAAGGTCCAGACCGTGCGCATTCACATGCAGCAGATCCCCTTCCGCGAAATCCACGTGGCCGACGATGTGCCCGTCCAGATTCCCTTCCGTGAGATGCAGCAGCGCCAGGAGATGCAGCAGCGCCAGGAGATGCAGCACCGCCAGGAGATGCAGCAGCGCCAGGAGATGCAGCAGCGCCAGGAGATGCAGCAGCGCCAGGAGATGCAGCAGCGCCAGGAGCAGCGTGACACCCCCCAGATCCAGATCCAGCCCATGCCCTTCGGCATGGCCCTGCAGCGAGTGGGCATCACCGCCGAGGACCTGAAGAACATCCAGCGCATGGCCGAGGATCGCATCACCGACGAGCTGCGCCGCCTGGCCGCCGAGGAGGGAGCCGAGTCCAACGAGGGCAGCGATGAGGATGTCTCCACCTCCGCCGAGCAGGCCACCACCGAGGCCCAAGCCACtggccaccagcagcagcagcagaccgTCCAGCCTGAACAGccccagcaggagcaggagcagacCCAGGAGGTcagccaggagcagcagcagcagccggagCAGCAGGTGCCCACGATGCGCATCCAGCGCCTGATCCTGCAGCCCCTGCCCGAGCAGCCGCGTGACACCATGACCCCGCCCATGCCCGACCAGCCCCAGCAGCTGCCCTTCGGACGCATGGTCTACGGCCGCAGCCTGGCCCAGCCCGTGCGCATCCCCGTGCCCATGATGCAGGCCATGGAGGGAGGAGCCGCTGTCCCCGAGGAGTCCCAGCGACCTCACT TCGTTCAGCCTCGTTCCGTTTAA
- the LOC108028413 gene encoding bladder cancer-associated protein yields MYCLQCLLPVLLIPKPTNPALMETHVMFIVLYLVGFFLERKPCTICSLVFLTAISLICYSGVGNCIFWGNCEGHQCENG; encoded by the coding sequence ATGTATTGCCTACAATGCCTGTTACCCGTACTGCTGATACCGAAGCCCACGAATCCGGCCCTGATGGAGACCCACGTGATGTTCATAGTGCTCTACCTGGTGGGGTTCTTCCTGGAGCGCAAGCCCTGCACCATCTGCAGCCTGGTGTTCCTCACAGCCATCTCGCTGATATGCTACAGCGGCGTCGGCAACTGCATCTTCTGGGGCAACTGCGAGGGCCACCAGTGTGAGAATGGCTAG